A single genomic interval of Polaribacter vadi harbors:
- the lon gene encoding endopeptidase La, producing the protein MTDIQHMSKTKVINLDNLSFQEMMNEDSELIPLMTPEDEEIINKESVPKILPILPLRNTVLFPGVVIPITAGRDKSIQLIKDANKGNKIIGVVAQRNEDEEDPTLKDINTTGVVAQILRVLKMPDGNTTVIIQGKKRFEIEEIIQDEPYLKATVKEAVEDKQIEDEKEFEAIIDAIKEQALAVIKENPMLPSEASFAIKNIQSNSFLVNFIASNMDLSVMQKQVILEKDSLKERALLTLKNLNKELQKLKLKNDIQSKTREDLDQQQREYYLNQQLKTIQEELGGVSNDQELEEMRKKAKSKKWTKEVGETFEKELNRLKRMNPQAADYGVQRSYLELMLELPWGIFSKDKFDLKHATKVLDRDHFGLEKVKERIIEHLAVLKLRNDMKSPIICLYGPPGVGKTSLGKSVAEALGRKYVRMSLGGLRDEAEIRGHRKTYIGAMPGRLIQNLKKAGTSNPVFVLDEIDKLGQSHQGDPSSAMLEVLDPEQNEAFYDNYLEVGYDLSKVLFIATANNLGQIPWALRDRMEIINVTGYTIEEKTEIAKRHLLPKQLKEHGLTTKDLKLGKKQIEQIVEGYTRESGVRGLEKQVAKVVRFAAKSIALEEEYDISLSSEKIEAILGTPRNRDKFENNDVAGVVTGLAWTRVGGDILFIESILSKGKGTLSITGNLGTVMKESATIALQYIKSNAEEFGIKPEVLEKYNVHIHVPEGATPKDGPSAGITMLTSLVSSYTQRKVKNKLAMTGEITLRGKVLPVGGIKEKILAAKRANIKEIILCEDNRKDILEIKESYLKGLTFHYVSDMKQVIEIALTKQKVTNAKKLV; encoded by the coding sequence ATGACAGATATACAGCACATGAGCAAAACAAAAGTTATAAATTTAGACAATTTGTCTTTTCAGGAAATGATGAATGAAGATTCAGAATTAATTCCTTTAATGACGCCAGAAGATGAAGAGATCATCAATAAAGAAAGCGTTCCAAAAATATTACCAATTTTACCTTTAAGAAATACTGTTTTATTTCCAGGAGTTGTAATACCAATTACAGCTGGTAGAGATAAATCGATTCAATTAATTAAAGATGCTAATAAAGGTAATAAAATAATTGGAGTAGTTGCACAACGTAATGAAGATGAGGAAGATCCTACTTTAAAAGACATCAATACTACAGGAGTTGTAGCACAAATTCTACGTGTTTTAAAAATGCCTGATGGTAACACAACAGTCATCATTCAAGGTAAAAAACGTTTTGAAATTGAGGAAATAATTCAAGATGAACCGTATTTAAAAGCAACTGTAAAAGAAGCTGTAGAAGACAAGCAAATTGAAGATGAAAAAGAATTTGAAGCAATTATCGATGCTATAAAAGAACAAGCTTTAGCTGTAATTAAGGAAAACCCGATGTTACCAAGTGAAGCTTCTTTTGCGATAAAAAATATCCAATCAAATTCTTTTTTGGTCAATTTTATTGCTTCTAATATGGATTTATCAGTAATGCAAAAACAAGTAATTTTAGAAAAAGACAGTCTAAAAGAACGAGCATTATTAACGCTGAAAAATTTAAATAAAGAGCTTCAAAAATTAAAGTTGAAGAATGATATTCAGTCTAAAACTCGCGAAGATTTAGATCAACAACAACGTGAATATTATTTAAATCAACAATTAAAAACCATACAAGAAGAATTGGGTGGTGTTTCTAACGATCAAGAATTGGAAGAAATGCGTAAAAAAGCCAAATCAAAAAAGTGGACGAAAGAAGTTGGTGAAACTTTTGAAAAAGAGTTAAATCGCTTAAAAAGAATGAATCCACAAGCTGCAGATTATGGTGTGCAAAGAAGTTATTTAGAGTTGATGTTAGAATTGCCTTGGGGAATTTTTTCTAAAGATAAATTCGATTTAAAACATGCAACCAAAGTTTTAGACAGAGATCATTTTGGTTTAGAAAAAGTTAAAGAAAGAATCATAGAACATTTGGCAGTTTTAAAGTTGAGAAACGATATGAAATCGCCAATAATCTGTTTATATGGACCTCCAGGAGTTGGTAAAACTTCTTTAGGAAAATCGGTTGCAGAAGCTTTAGGACGTAAATATGTACGTATGTCTTTAGGTGGTTTAAGAGATGAAGCAGAAATTAGAGGACACAGAAAAACCTATATTGGTGCAATGCCAGGAAGGTTAATCCAAAATCTTAAAAAAGCAGGAACATCAAATCCTGTATTTGTTTTAGATGAAATCGATAAATTAGGACAAAGTCATCAAGGAGATCCATCTTCTGCAATGTTAGAAGTTTTAGATCCTGAACAAAATGAAGCTTTTTACGATAATTATTTAGAAGTTGGGTACGATTTATCGAAAGTACTTTTTATTGCTACAGCCAATAATTTAGGGCAAATTCCTTGGGCTTTAAGAGATAGAATGGAAATTATTAATGTAACTGGCTATACTATCGAAGAAAAAACAGAAATTGCAAAAAGACATTTATTACCAAAACAATTAAAAGAACATGGTTTAACTACCAAAGATTTAAAGTTAGGTAAAAAACAAATTGAGCAAATTGTAGAAGGATATACACGTGAGTCTGGAGTTCGTGGTTTAGAAAAACAAGTCGCAAAAGTGGTTCGTTTTGCAGCTAAAAGTATTGCTTTAGAAGAAGAATATGATATTTCATTATCATCAGAAAAAATTGAAGCAATTTTAGGAACACCAAGAAACAGAGATAAATTCGAAAATAATGATGTTGCTGGTGTTGTTACAGGTTTGGCTTGGACAAGAGTTGGTGGCGATATTTTATTTATAGAATCTATTTTATCGAAAGGAAAAGGAACACTTTCCATAACAGGTAATTTAGGAACTGTTATGAAAGAATCTGCAACAATTGCCTTACAATACATCAAATCGAACGCAGAAGAATTTGGTATAAAGCCAGAAGTTTTAGAGAAATATAATGTACATATTCACGTTCCTGAAGGTGCAACTCCAAAAGATGGACCAAGTGCAGGTATTACCATGTTAACTTCGTTAGTTTCTTCTTATACGCAACGTAAAGTGAAAAACAAGTTAGCAATGACTGGTGAAATTACCTTACGTGGAAAAGTGTTGCCAGTTGGTGGAATTAAAGAAAAAATTCTTGCAGCTAAAAGAGCAAACATCAAAGAAATTATTTTGTGTGAAGACAACAGAAAAGATATTCTTGAAATTAAAGAAAGCTATTTAAAAGGCTTAACTTTCCATTATGTTTCAGACATGAAACAAGTTATTGAAATTGCGCTCACAAAGCAAAAAGTAACAAACGCTAAGAAATTAGTGTAA
- a CDS encoding RNA polymerase sigma factor: MEANQPHITNLLKRCKSSDKNAQLEIYNGYYKAMYNAAHRILKDSFEAEDIMQEAFLTAFTKLHTYKGEVAFGAWLKRIVINKSLTQLKKNNRYQEVKMDVIPTDEIENEAIDYKGLNPQNVLKTLQNLKDNYRIVLTLNLIEGFDYEEIAQILNYTNENVRTTISRAKKKLKQVILAENISIQEYGR; the protein is encoded by the coding sequence TTGGAAGCAAATCAACCACATATAACCAACCTATTAAAACGCTGTAAATCTTCGGATAAAAACGCGCAGTTAGAAATTTATAACGGCTATTACAAAGCCATGTATAATGCTGCTCATCGTATTTTAAAAGATAGTTTTGAAGCTGAAGATATAATGCAAGAAGCTTTTTTAACGGCTTTTACAAAACTGCATACATATAAAGGTGAAGTTGCTTTTGGAGCTTGGTTAAAACGTATTGTAATTAATAAAAGCTTAACGCAATTAAAGAAAAACAATCGCTATCAAGAAGTAAAAATGGATGTAATTCCTACAGATGAAATTGAAAATGAAGCAATAGATTACAAAGGTTTAAATCCGCAAAATGTTTTAAAAACTTTACAAAATTTAAAAGATAATTATAGAATTGTGTTAACCTTAAATTTAATTGAAGGTTTTGATTATGAAGAAATAGCGCAAATATTAAATTACACAAATGAAAATGTGAGAACCACAATTTCTAGAGCAAAGAAAAAATTAAAGCAAGTAATCCTTGCAGAAAATATAAGTATACAAGAATATGGAAGATAA
- a CDS encoding head GIN domain-containing protein — MIKKTTLLILFITASFSTNAQNWWGNSKKIKGNGNVVTVKRTTSDYDGIAVGGSFDVILIKGKEGAISIEGEENIIPYIETEVNGNTLQIRYQKNTNISTSKRLTITVTYNDLEKISIGGSGNISSEGVIKSNDLSISLGGSGNITLDVDADDLSVNIGGSGNVKLTGRSDDLSCAIAGSGSIKAYDLTTDTLNASIAGSGSIKITVSTKIKAKVVGSGSVYYKGNPSNVDAKSVGSGEVVDKN; from the coding sequence ATGATTAAAAAAACTACCCTTCTTATACTTTTTATAACTGCAAGTTTCTCTACAAATGCACAAAACTGGTGGGGAAATAGTAAAAAAATAAAAGGAAATGGAAACGTTGTTACTGTAAAAAGAACAACTTCTGATTATGATGGAATTGCTGTTGGTGGCTCTTTTGATGTTATTTTGATTAAAGGAAAAGAAGGCGCAATTAGCATTGAAGGTGAAGAAAATATAATTCCTTACATAGAAACTGAAGTGAATGGAAATACCTTACAAATAAGGTATCAGAAAAACACAAATATCAGTACAAGTAAAAGATTAACAATTACGGTTACGTACAATGATCTGGAAAAAATATCGATAGGTGGTTCTGGAAACATTTCAAGTGAAGGTGTTATAAAAAGCAACGATTTATCGATTTCTTTAGGAGGTTCTGGAAACATTACTTTAGATGTAGATGCAGACGATTTAAGCGTAAATATTGGTGGTTCTGGAAACGTAAAATTAACAGGAAGATCTGATGATTTATCTTGCGCTATTGCTGGTTCTGGAAGCATAAAAGCTTATGACTTAACTACAGATACTTTAAACGCTTCAATTGCTGGTTCTGGAAGTATTAAAATTACAGTTTCAACAAAAATTAAAGCAAAAGTTGTAGGTTCTGGAAGTGTTTATTACAAAGGAAACCCAAGTAATGTTGATGCAAAATCTGTTGGTTCTGGAGAAGTTGTCGATAAGAATTAA
- a CDS encoding GlmU family protein, whose translation MNYILFDGDVRKSLLPFTYTRPVADIRIGILTIREKWEKYLNLTTTTVTEEYLEEKYPMVELEENILINASFCPTKSLVKKVKNLSKNEAIFKGDDVIAFFTSDSQEEVNFDDYTHIEFDEEIIQIKNTWDIFSFNYEAIQQDFELLTKDRTSQPIPEGTRYINKENIFIEEGAEITFATLNASEGPIYIGENAVVMENSAIRGPFAMCNDAVVKLGTKIFGGTTLGPFCKVGGEINNSVLFGYSSKGHDGYLGNSVLGEWCNLGADTNNSNLKNNYAEVKLWNYETGRFAKTGLQFCGLMMGDHSKCGINTMFNTGTVVGVSANIYGSGFPRNFIPSFSWGGAAGFTEYKTNKVYEVATVVMNRKNMVFGEVDQRILEHVFNETAQYRNY comes from the coding sequence ATGAATTATATTTTATTTGATGGCGATGTTAGAAAATCGTTATTACCTTTTACCTATACAAGACCTGTTGCAGATATTAGAATTGGTATTTTAACGATTAGAGAAAAATGGGAAAAATATTTAAATTTAACAACTACAACAGTTACAGAAGAATATTTAGAGGAAAAATATCCAATGGTTGAATTGGAAGAAAATATTTTGATAAATGCCTCTTTTTGCCCAACAAAAAGTTTGGTTAAAAAAGTTAAGAATTTATCTAAAAACGAAGCTATTTTTAAAGGTGATGATGTAATTGCTTTTTTTACATCAGACTCTCAAGAAGAAGTAAATTTTGATGATTATACACACATTGAGTTTGATGAAGAGATTATCCAAATAAAAAATACTTGGGATATTTTTTCGTTCAATTATGAAGCGATTCAGCAAGATTTTGAGTTGCTTACAAAAGACAGAACTTCACAACCAATTCCTGAAGGAACTAGATATATTAATAAAGAAAATATTTTTATTGAAGAAGGTGCAGAAATTACTTTCGCAACTTTAAATGCCTCTGAAGGCCCAATTTATATTGGTGAAAATGCTGTTGTTATGGAAAATTCAGCAATAAGAGGACCTTTTGCTATGTGTAATGATGCAGTTGTAAAATTAGGAACAAAAATATTTGGAGGAACTACTTTAGGACCTTTTTGCAAAGTTGGAGGAGAAATTAATAATTCAGTTTTGTTCGGCTATTCTAGCAAAGGTCATGATGGTTATTTAGGAAATTCAGTTTTAGGTGAATGGTGTAATTTAGGTGCAGATACTAACAATTCAAATTTAAAAAATAATTACGCAGAAGTAAAGTTATGGAATTATGAAACTGGTAGATTTGCAAAAACAGGTTTACAATTCTGTGGATTAATGATGGGAGATCATTCAAAATGTGGTATAAACACCATGTTTAATACAGGAACAGTTGTTGGTGTTTCTGCTAATATTTATGGAAGTGGATTTCCAAGAAATTTTATCCCTTCTTTTAGTTGGGGAGGAGCTGCTGGTTTTACAGAATACAAAACAAATAAAGTGTACGAAGTAGCCACTGTTGTTATGAATCGTAAAAATATGGTTTTTGGCGAAGTTGATCAACGAATTTTAGAACACGTTTTTAACGAAACAGCTCAATATAGAAACTATTAG
- a CDS encoding 6-phosphogluconate dehydrogenase: MKKIIGVLLSTVVIITILYYLFIYFVTYSTGVRSGELIKISRKGVIVKTWEGEISQGISGAQIFTFSVEDKNEQVIENLQKYQGSYVKLTYKERYKTFFWLGDTKYFITKVTQENSPHFRSKNEKND; encoded by the coding sequence ATGAAAAAAATTATTGGTGTTTTATTAAGTACTGTAGTTATAATTACAATTCTTTACTACCTTTTTATATATTTTGTAACGTATAGTACAGGTGTTAGATCTGGAGAATTGATAAAAATAAGCAGAAAAGGCGTTATCGTAAAAACTTGGGAAGGAGAAATTAGCCAAGGAATTTCTGGAGCACAAATTTTTACTTTTTCTGTAGAAGACAAGAATGAACAAGTCATTGAAAATTTGCAAAAATATCAAGGTAGCTATGTAAAACTCACTTATAAAGAACGTTATAAAACCTTCTTTTGGTTGGGTGATACAAAATATTTTATTACAAAAGTAACACAAGAAAACTCACCACATTTTAGAAGTAAAAACGAAAAAAATGATTAA
- a CDS encoding acyl-CoA thioesterase: MIKDFKQISESQVSITQLMLPSHSNFSGKIHGGHILNLMDQIAFACASKHSGNYCVTASVNKVDFLNPIEVGELLTLKASINFTGRTSMVVGLRVESENIRTGTKKHCNSSYFTMVAKDENGKSTAIPGIILTTKQEIRRFARSITRQQEGKNRTSRFHSKTFKVDDYLHLFETSNSKIDLKEN, from the coding sequence ATGATTAAAGATTTTAAACAAATTAGCGAATCTCAAGTTAGCATTACACAGCTAATGTTACCTTCACATTCTAATTTTAGTGGTAAAATTCATGGAGGACATATTTTAAATTTGATGGATCAAATTGCGTTTGCTTGCGCTTCCAAACATTCAGGAAATTATTGTGTAACTGCGTCTGTAAATAAAGTCGATTTTTTAAACCCGATTGAAGTTGGTGAATTACTTACCTTAAAAGCTTCTATTAATTTTACTGGACGAACCTCTATGGTTGTAGGTTTGCGAGTAGAATCTGAAAACATAAGAACTGGTACTAAAAAGCATTGTAATTCATCTTATTTTACAATGGTTGCCAAAGATGAAAATGGAAAAAGCACAGCAATTCCTGGAATTATTTTAACAACAAAACAAGAAATAAGACGTTTTGCAAGAAGTATTACTAGACAGCAAGAAGGTAAAAATAGAACATCTCGTTTTCATAGTAAAACGTTTAAAGTTGATGATTATTTGCATCTTTTTGAGACAAGCAATTCTAAAATCGACTTAAAAGAAAACTAA
- a CDS encoding NUDIX hydrolase, with the protein MDELIDILTPEGKFTGKTALKSEAHKNGWFHATVHIWLFTSDKKILLQKRALSKKVFPGLWDISVAGHIGAGEEILTSAKREVFEEIGLELNEKDLIKIGTRIHQVSHKNGIQDNEHHHVFIAELKISLSELTIQTEEVDDIQLFDLEILKNTEKHENVLLSRFHEYYVSVYNKIYQKVNK; encoded by the coding sequence TTGGACGAACTCATAGATATTTTAACTCCTGAAGGAAAATTTACAGGAAAAACCGCTCTAAAATCGGAAGCTCATAAAAATGGTTGGTTTCATGCAACTGTGCATATTTGGCTTTTTACTTCGGATAAAAAAATATTGCTTCAAAAAAGAGCACTGTCTAAAAAAGTATTTCCTGGTTTGTGGGATATTTCTGTTGCAGGACATATTGGAGCTGGAGAAGAAATTTTAACATCAGCAAAAAGAGAAGTTTTTGAAGAAATTGGTTTGGAATTAAATGAAAAGGACCTCATCAAAATCGGAACAAGAATTCATCAAGTTTCTCACAAAAACGGAATTCAGGATAACGAACATCATCATGTTTTTATTGCTGAATTAAAAATTTCTTTATCAGAATTAACTATTCAAACAGAAGAAGTTGATGACATTCAATTATTCGATCTAGAGATTCTTAAAAATACAGAGAAACATGAAAACGTTTTACTTTCTAGGTTTCATGAATATTATGTTTCAGTTTATAATAAAATTTATCAAAAAGTAAATAAATAA
- a CDS encoding DUF294 nucleotidyltransferase-like domain-containing protein produces the protein MKNTIAERVYDFLKDFPPFNLLSSKKLLQIASEVKIIYLEKGKPVFNENDDLHEDFYVVRNGSIGLYKSNDLNTTLIDICDAGDIFGLRPLISKENYALNSVANEEAIIYGIPIEVFEAVSEKSTKINKYLITSFASKSFDPYTIEESSNVFTDYIEKNNLSEENLQTANYTKNPLTCNAETSLKDAAITMSHRKIGCIVVVDNNDFPIGIITNSDIKNKIATGLFPIETSVVNIMSSPVITQPRNITIMETQLQMIKHRVGHLCITKDGTSNSKLVGILTHHDVLVSFGNNPTVILKEIKKAKRTREIRKARNKANTLLRLYLEQNIPLSHILKIISEINDAVTMKVLELSINKMESEPPVKFSWLAIGSQGRKEQLLYTDQDNALIFEDVDADKYDETKQYFIKLAQHVTKSLHKIGYEYCPAEMMASNPNWCKSLTEWKEQFNDWILNPDEKAILLSSIFFDFNVIYGDVEMAKKLSKSIFETVNKTSLFFLFLGRDAVKSPSPLGFFKQFLLENNGEHKDFFNIKNRALMPLIDAARLLILSKNIFEINNTSLRYEKLAELEPNNKELYHSCAYAFKALLKFKTKQGILHNDSGKFIELETLTKEEKLKLKRCFKPIREIQELLFIRFNLKM, from the coding sequence ATGAAAAATACAATTGCAGAACGCGTTTACGATTTTCTAAAAGATTTCCCTCCATTTAATTTATTGAGCAGTAAAAAATTACTTCAAATTGCTAGCGAAGTAAAAATTATTTATTTAGAAAAAGGAAAACCTGTATTTAATGAAAATGATGATTTACATGAAGATTTTTATGTTGTTAGAAATGGTTCTATTGGTCTTTACAAAAGTAATGACCTTAACACAACACTAATAGATATTTGTGATGCAGGAGATATTTTTGGGCTAAGACCACTTATCAGTAAAGAAAATTATGCGCTAAATTCTGTTGCTAATGAAGAGGCAATTATTTATGGAATTCCGATTGAAGTTTTTGAAGCGGTTTCAGAAAAAAGCACAAAAATCAACAAATACTTAATTACTTCTTTTGCTTCAAAATCTTTTGATCCTTATACAATTGAAGAAAGTAGCAATGTTTTTACAGATTATATTGAAAAAAATAATTTATCCGAAGAAAATTTACAAACGGCAAATTACACAAAAAATCCACTAACTTGTAATGCTGAAACTTCTTTAAAAGATGCTGCAATAACGATGAGCCATCGTAAAATTGGTTGTATTGTAGTGGTTGATAACAACGATTTTCCTATCGGAATTATTACCAACAGCGATATTAAAAATAAAATTGCTACAGGTTTATTTCCTATTGAAACTTCTGTTGTAAACATCATGTCATCACCAGTAATTACACAGCCAAGAAACATTACAATAATGGAAACCCAACTACAAATGATAAAACATAGAGTTGGCCATTTGTGTATTACAAAAGACGGAACAAGTAATTCTAAACTTGTTGGTATTTTAACGCATCATGATGTTTTGGTTTCTTTTGGTAACAATCCAACAGTAATTTTAAAAGAAATAAAAAAGGCAAAAAGAACAAGAGAAATTAGAAAAGCAAGAAATAAAGCAAACACTTTATTAAGATTATATTTAGAGCAAAACATTCCATTATCACATATATTAAAAATTATTTCTGAAATAAATGATGCTGTAACCATGAAAGTTTTAGAACTTTCTATTAACAAAATGGAATCAGAACCACCAGTAAAATTTTCTTGGTTAGCAATAGGAAGTCAAGGTAGAAAAGAACAATTACTATATACAGATCAAGATAATGCACTCATTTTTGAAGATGTTGATGCAGATAAGTACGATGAAACCAAACAGTATTTTATAAAATTAGCACAACATGTTACTAAATCTTTACATAAAATTGGTTACGAATATTGCCCAGCAGAAATGATGGCAAGCAATCCAAATTGGTGTAAATCTTTAACTGAATGGAAAGAACAATTTAATGATTGGATTTTAAATCCTGATGAAAAAGCAATTTTATTATCTTCAATTTTCTTTGACTTTAATGTTATTTATGGTGATGTAGAAATGGCTAAAAAATTGTCAAAAAGTATTTTTGAAACTGTAAACAAAACCTCACTTTTCTTTTTATTTTTAGGAAGAGATGCTGTAAAAAGCCCTTCTCCATTAGGTTTTTTTAAACAGTTTTTATTAGAAAACAATGGTGAACACAAAGACTTTTTTAATATAAAAAATAGAGCTTTAATGCCTCTAATTGATGCTGCTCGTTTGTTAATTTTATCAAAGAATATTTTTGAAATTAACAACACTTCTTTGCGTTATGAAAAATTAGCTGAATTAGAACCCAATAACAAAGAACTCTATCATTCATGCGCTTATGCTTTTAAGGCATTGCTAAAATTTAAAACAAAGCAAGGTATTTTACATAATGATTCTGGAAAATTCATAGAATTAGAAACGCTAACAAAAGAAGAAAAACTAAAATTAAAACGCTGTTTTAAACCCATAAGAGAAATTCAAGAATTATTATTTATACGATTTAACTTAAAAATGTAA
- a CDS encoding 3'-5' exonuclease yields MTFNWFQKKVDKNNYPDFWKEYESNFLNTEKLKLDKVRFVVFDTETTGFSKKNDRILSIGAISLTGNIIRVNDSFEIYVEQEIFTPETVKIHGILKKGDIEKFDEIEAIKQFLKYIKNAVLVAHHVGFDVGMMNQMLERHNLPKLKNTALDTGELHKKSKHEVYQNNLKQYTLDELCDELNISKSDRHTASGDALITAVAFLKILSRLNKKNGLELKDLIK; encoded by the coding sequence ATGACGTTTAATTGGTTTCAAAAAAAAGTTGATAAAAATAACTATCCAGATTTTTGGAAAGAGTATGAATCTAACTTTTTAAATACAGAAAAATTAAAACTTGATAAAGTACGTTTTGTTGTTTTTGATACAGAAACTACTGGTTTTAGCAAAAAAAATGATCGAATTTTATCTATTGGCGCCATTTCTTTAACTGGTAATATTATTAGAGTAAATGATAGTTTTGAGATCTATGTAGAACAAGAAATTTTTACACCAGAAACTGTTAAAATTCATGGAATTTTAAAAAAAGGCGATATTGAAAAATTTGATGAAATTGAAGCTATCAAACAATTTTTAAAATATATAAAAAATGCTGTTCTAGTAGCACATCATGTTGGTTTTGATGTTGGTATGATGAATCAAATGCTAGAAAGACACAATTTACCAAAACTTAAAAACACAGCTTTAGATACAGGAGAATTACACAAAAAATCTAAACACGAAGTGTATCAAAATAATTTAAAACAGTACACTTTAGATGAATTGTGTGATGAGCTAAATATTTCAAAAAGTGATAGACACACTGCAAGTGGTGATGCGTTAATTACAGCAGTAGCTTTTTTAAAGATACTTTCTAGACTCAACAAAAAGAACGGTTTAGAATTAAAAGATTTAATAAAATAA
- a CDS encoding glycosyl hydrolase, whose product MKKLFLTVISSIFFMTTGCSQNPLVNKNANEEAKALFNYINTLGDNILSGQHSYNGESQRYYNKVESITGKFPAVWGTDFYWSSGEDPGKRVVEAAKKMHKQGAIVTLMWHVGRPTDDAPFGWKESVQNKITDKEWQDLITPGTDIHKRWLAQVDHVASSLKELQDANIPVLWRPYHEMNGVWFWWGNKRGEQGFTKLWKMLFDRFTNHHKLNNLIWVWNANAPRDIPKDEGFDYELFYPGHDYVDILATDVYHYDYEQNEYEQLLKLADGKPIALGEVGQLPKTNILEVQPKWSWFMVWSNWLETANTEERVKNVYDYKNTITRDEIQIKN is encoded by the coding sequence ATGAAGAAACTATTTTTAACAGTAATAAGCAGTATATTTTTTATGACTACAGGTTGTAGTCAAAATCCGTTAGTAAATAAAAATGCAAATGAAGAAGCAAAGGCTTTATTCAATTATATTAATACTTTAGGTGATAATATTTTATCAGGACAACATAGTTATAATGGAGAAAGCCAGCGTTATTATAATAAAGTAGAAAGTATTACAGGAAAATTTCCAGCAGTTTGGGGCACAGATTTTTATTGGAGTAGTGGAGAAGACCCAGGAAAAAGAGTTGTTGAAGCTGCAAAAAAAATGCACAAGCAAGGTGCTATAGTTACATTGATGTGGCATGTGGGTAGACCAACTGATGATGCCCCTTTTGGGTGGAAAGAAAGTGTTCAAAATAAAATAACGGACAAAGAATGGCAAGATTTAATTACACCAGGTACAGATATTCATAAACGGTGGTTAGCACAAGTAGATCATGTAGCTTCTTCCTTAAAAGAATTGCAAGATGCTAATATTCCAGTACTTTGGAGACCATATCACGAAATGAATGGTGTTTGGTTTTGGTGGGGAAATAAAAGAGGTGAACAAGGATTTACCAAACTTTGGAAAATGTTGTTTGATCGTTTTACAAATCATCATAAATTGAATAATTTAATTTGGGTTTGGAATGCAAATGCACCAAGAGATATTCCTAAAGATGAAGGTTTTGATTATGAACTTTTTTATCCAGGACACGATTATGTAGATATTCTTGCAACCGATGTTTATCATTATGATTATGAACAAAACGAATATGAACAATTATTAAAATTAGCAGATGGCAAACCTATTGCTTTAGGTGAAGTTGGTCAACTACCAAAAACGAATATTTTAGAAGTACAACCAAAATGGTCTTGGTTTATGGTGTGGTCTAATTGGTTAGAAACTGCAAATACAGAAGAGCGTGTTAAAAATGTGTACGATTATAAAAATACAATCACGAGAGATGAAATTCAAATAAAAAACTAA